From the Inediibacterium massiliense genome, the window ATTGGGGAAATTGATAAAATGTTTAGACTTTTCCATCAAGTCTATTGACGAAGAAGATAGAGCGTGCTATGATAAAACTGAATCAATGATTTAACAACTCTCGAACAATTCCTCCTAATCCCTGGATGAAATTGTGTAGGATTGTTAAAATCAACCAGAATTAGGAGGTGCCCCTATGGCAGATAAAACTTTAGTTTGTCAAGATTGTGGAAAAGAGTTTGTTTTTACTGAAGGAGAACAAGAATTCTTTAAAGAAAAAGGCTTT encodes:
- a CDS encoding zinc-ribbon domain-containing protein, translating into MADKTLVCQDCGKEFVFTEGEQEFFKEKGFESEPKRCIECRRTRRQQKGSKKPRE